One window of Sphingobacteriales bacterium genomic DNA carries:
- a CDS encoding biopolymer transporter ExbD: protein MRHNRSIPQINAGSMADIAFLLLIFFLVTTTMDVDKGLLTLLPPWTEEPPPQTDVNRRNVLDILVNSRDQLLVKGQPLDISELKDLTKKHVNNNGVEDQYSISPQKAVVSLKNDKGTSYNMYISVQNELKAAYNELRDDYARTKYGLKLNDLNEEQQKEVKDAYPLGISEAEPENFGAAEAAAQNQK from the coding sequence ATGAGACATAATCGTTCCATCCCCCAAATAAATGCAGGCTCAATGGCCGATATTGCATTTCTGCTGCTCATCTTCTTTCTTGTAACAACGACAATGGATGTAGATAAAGGGCTGCTTACCCTGCTTCCCCCATGGACTGAAGAACCCCCACCACAAACCGACGTAAACCGTCGAAATGTGCTGGATATTTTGGTTAATTCAAGAGATCAGCTTTTGGTTAAAGGTCAACCTCTTGATATTTCAGAATTGAAAGACCTGACCAAAAAACATGTGAATAACAATGGAGTGGAGGATCAGTATTCAATTAGCCCTCAAAAAGCAGTCGTATCGCTCAAAAACGATAAAGGAACAAGCTACAATATGTATATTTCAGTTCAAAATGAATTGAAAGCAGCATATAACGAGCTTCGCGATGATTATGCAAGAACAAAATACGGTCTGAAACTTAACGATCTGAATGAAGAGCAGCAAAAGGAAGTGAAAGATGCGTACCCTTTAGGAATTTCGGAAGCAGAACCCGAAAATTTTGGGGCAGCAGAAGCTGCAGCACAAAACCAGAAGTAA
- a CDS encoding MotA/TolQ/ExbB proton channel family protein, producing MKNLFALLLMCGLFLFAGVVYTQAQDNTNTTATTTTTSSSSSDEEQPQGMALFKKYFIEGGWQWMAPILFCLIIGLAICIERVLVLNLSTTNTSALLKKLESAFKEGNVDKAKEICRSTRGPVASLFLQGLERTDEGIDIVEKSIVSSGSVEMGKLESGLTWISLFIALAPMLGFLGTVVGMIQAFDSIEAAGDISPGLVAGGIKVALLTTVFGLIVAIILQIFFNYFTSKVDGIVNKMEEASISFIDLLKRNNIVN from the coding sequence ATGAAAAACTTGTTTGCGCTACTCTTAATGTGTGGACTTTTTCTTTTTGCAGGTGTAGTCTATACACAAGCACAGGATAATACCAACACTACAGCTACTACGACAACTACTTCATCTTCTTCTTCAGATGAAGAACAACCCCAAGGGATGGCGTTGTTTAAGAAATACTTCATCGAAGGTGGATGGCAATGGATGGCTCCGATTTTGTTTTGTTTAATCATCGGTTTGGCAATTTGTATTGAGCGTGTTCTTGTACTCAATTTATCAACTACGAATACAAGTGCTTTGCTTAAGAAGTTGGAATCTGCTTTTAAAGAAGGCAATGTTGACAAAGCTAAAGAAATTTGCCGTTCAACCCGTGGCCCGGTTGCAAGCCTTTTCCTTCAAGGATTAGAGCGAACAGACGAAGGAATTGACATTGTTGAAAAATCAATTGTTTCTTCAGGGTCTGTTGAAATGGGTAAATTAGAAAGCGGACTTACCTGGATTTCTTTGTTCATCGCGCTTGCTCCGATGTTAGGGTTCTTAGGAACTGTTGTAGGTATGATTCAGGCATTTGACTCAATCGAAGCTGCAGGCGATATTTCTCCGGGATTGGTAGCGGGCGGTATCAAAGTGGCGTTGTTAACCACTGTATTTGGTTTGATAGTTGCAATCATCCTTCAAATTTTCTTCAATTACTTTACTTCAAAAGTTGATGGAATTGTAAATAAAATGGAAGAGGCTTCTATTAGTTTTATTGACTTGCTGAAAAGAAATAATATTGTTAACTAA
- a CDS encoding TatD family hydrolase codes for MKVLTDTHAHLYLEHFDHDRDEVMKRALSNGVSRIFLPNVDGETIKALYSLVDNYPKNCFPMMGLHPCSVKENFEEELQTAENELKNSGRKFYAVGEIGLDFYWDLTFREQQFVALERQINWAKELNLPVVLHCRNSFTETLKVIQQHHATGNLSGVFHCFSGTVEEALQVSQLDNFYMGIGGVVTYKKTTLIEVIETLDLSHFVLETDSPYLAPEPYRSSKYRNEKRNESAYILNIAQKMAEIKKVSLEEVAHITTQNAIRLFQLDR; via the coding sequence ATGAAAGTTCTTACAGATACACATGCTCATCTATACCTTGAACATTTTGACCATGACAGGGATGAAGTGATGAAACGAGCACTTTCGAACGGGGTATCGAGGATTTTTCTGCCCAATGTTGATGGCGAGACTATAAAAGCACTTTACAGCCTTGTTGACAACTATCCAAAGAATTGCTTCCCGATGATGGGCTTGCACCCTTGTTCGGTGAAAGAAAACTTTGAGGAGGAATTGCAAACAGCAGAAAACGAGTTAAAAAATTCGGGTAGAAAATTTTATGCAGTTGGTGAAATTGGGCTTGACTTTTATTGGGATCTGACTTTTCGCGAACAACAGTTTGTAGCTTTAGAAAGACAAATCAACTGGGCAAAAGAATTAAACCTGCCGGTTGTTCTTCATTGCAGAAATTCGTTTACCGAGACACTCAAAGTTATTCAACAACATCATGCTACCGGGAATCTGTCCGGAGTATTTCATTGTTTTAGTGGTACGGTAGAAGAAGCATTACAAGTTTCACAATTAGATAACTTCTATATGGGTATTGGGGGAGTCGTTACCTACAAAAAAACAACTCTTATTGAGGTTATCGAAACTTTAGATTTGTCACATTTTGTGCTCGAAACAGATTCGCCGTATTTGGCTCCAGAACCATATCGTTCCTCAAAATACCGCAACGAAAAACGAAACGAAAGCGCATATATTCTTAATATTGCTCAAAAAATGGCCGAAATTAAAAAAGTCAGCCTTGAAGAAGTCGCTCATATTACCACTCAAAATGCAATCCGGTTGTTTCAACTTGACCGTTAA
- a CDS encoding PrsW family intramembrane metalloprotease: MILLFLALLPAAVIIWYIYNKDKYEKEPTKLLLWSFFLGIMSIFPALIGSFIGTSVGIQVSENIFNTFAYAFIAVALSEEFAKFIFLRYILFNRKEFNEPFDGIIYGVMIGMGFAAFENILYVADGGMSVALIRMFTAVPAHAAFGVIMGYYIGLAKFNPENRNKLVLSGLLWAVLAHGAYDFFIMQKNYPALSIVTIIVLVFAIRFSKRAIAIHQKASPFHPDNIVEENLSVPDLNSLEMSSDFFADTEIDPNLPPENNNPNSDIDQNKPDDGKWGV; this comes from the coding sequence ATGATATTACTATTTTTGGCTTTATTACCTGCCGCTGTCATTATTTGGTATATTTACAATAAGGATAAATACGAAAAAGAACCGACCAAACTTTTGCTTTGGAGTTTTTTTCTGGGCATCATGAGTATTTTTCCTGCTCTGATTGGCAGTTTTATAGGAACATCAGTAGGCATTCAAGTCTCTGAAAATATCTTCAATACGTTTGCTTATGCCTTTATTGCTGTTGCTTTATCAGAAGAATTTGCCAAATTTATTTTCCTGCGCTATATCCTGTTTAACCGCAAGGAATTTAACGAACCTTTCGATGGCATCATTTATGGAGTTATGATAGGAATGGGGTTTGCTGCATTTGAAAACATCCTCTATGTGGCAGACGGCGGAATGAGCGTAGCATTAATCCGAATGTTTACCGCAGTTCCTGCTCATGCTGCTTTTGGAGTTATCATGGGATATTATATAGGACTGGCAAAGTTTAATCCCGAAAACAGAAATAAACTGGTGTTGTCGGGTTTGTTATGGGCAGTTTTGGCTCACGGAGCTTATGATTTCTTTATTATGCAAAAGAATTACCCCGCACTCAGTATCGTTACCATTATTGTATTGGTTTTTGCAATTCGTTTTTCAAAACGTGCTATTGCTATTCATCAGAAAGCATCCCCTTTCCATCCGGATAATATTGTTGAGGAAAATTTAAGTGTTCCCGATTTAAATTCACTCGAAATGTCTTCTGATTTTTTTGCAGACACTGAAATAGACCCCAATTTACCCCCTGAAAATAATAACCCTAATTCAGACATTGATCAAAACAAACCTGATGATGGGAAATGGGGTGTTTGA